A stretch of DNA from Scleropages formosus chromosome 13, fSclFor1.1, whole genome shotgun sequence:
CTAACATGCAAATGGAAATAATGGCTTAGGCAAAGAGTTTGTTGCTTCTCTTCTGGACATAAGTTTAAATAATtggcaaaggaagaaaaatgtaCCTTTTCGTACCTGATACATCCATGTCATATGAGCAGCTCTTCTCTGCCTCAAGAAATATTGCTTATAAAAAGGGCAGTTTGACTGCAGAGATTACTGATTCTTttcagtattcattttttttttttgttcgcaACAAtgacatagacacacacacacacacacattgtctgaaccgcttgtcccatatggggtcgcggggagctagagccaaacctggcaacacagggcgtaaggctggagggggagaggacacatccaggacaggacgccagtctgttgcaaggcaccccgagcgggactcgaaccccagacccaccggagaacaggacctggtccaacccactgcgcccccgtgcCCCCGTGCCCGCatgcccccctgcccccctaCAATGACATAGACTTAAGAAGAAATTCAGGAAAAAACTAGAATTCACTGcagtaaaggaaataaaactcCTAAGGGTGAAACAGATGtagaaaaattacaaacaacCCATTGCCAGCTAGCTGCCCACCATGAACATGCGAATACTGTACAGTTTAAGGGGATATGTTAACATTGCCTAAGCAGTTTCTGGAATAGACAGGGGATTGTTTTGCTGCCCCACTTGGacagcatttatttactttctttcATTAGGAGGCTGAGTTTTTGTAAACTAGTATGGAGTGGTACTATTAACCTAACAGACTTTTTACAAATCAttgctttgtgcatttttttaaaaaacaactaTTTTGGTAgatattttggattttttaaaaacaattaagcaGTATTGCTGGATAAGGAAAACAGCTGTAATCCTGGTAAAATCACAAGCGATGTTtatcaaatattttaaacaactaCACATTTTTTATGGGTTGGGCTGTTCCTTAAATGGGCTCTCTTATGCCAGTAAGTGATctgttttctctggaaaaatTGTGAATTTGATCAGTTTGCAGTGATTTGTGTCTTTTCACACTTCTTCCATATCTCAAAACTAATTGCCATGTAAACAGAAGAGAATTAGCAGTGTTACATTGAACCCCTGGTTTTGAACCTATGCAATTTCCACAGGATGCTAAAAATGGCTCACTGGTATGACAGATAATAAGAAATAAGATAACATTCTTCTTTCGGTGTAGTTTAATTACAGGGCACTTCAGCTTCAGAACTGATTAGGCCTTCCATTAATCtgactaatatttttttcctttaccacTCTACAGTCCTGATGGTCAATAATTAGTCCAATTAAAGAAAGAGACCTGTCCATGAAGGTAATTACTCAGGGCACTTACCTAACTTTACCTGGTATTTAGCCAATGTGTTTGTTGTATTTGCACTTGCTAGGTATACTCTACCcaggaaagtaaaaaaaaaagtgtacatagACCCTGgttgtatatatttatacatttgtctatatacagtatgagtAAAATATATCAAGACATACATCTTTTCATCTGCTTGAGTTTGCTTTTCTACCTGCCTTTAGTCTTCATGCAATGAACCTGCTATGTGTAACTGGAAACAAACCTAAGCTCTGACATGTATGCCATGATCTCTTGCAAATCaatcaaacaaatgaacaaacaaacaaacaaagagataaacaaacaaataatggAGTGATAAGCTGATTTCATGTTCTCATTAATGAATGAGCCATTTTCAACATAAGGTGAAAATATGAACCTGAAATGCTTGCAAAGTACATATGACAGCACTTCAGCCATGATATTTTGATAATATACCATATGGGATATTGTAAAAGTATTTATCGATGTACAGTTCAATATATTATTCATATAATTTCAGTTATCAAAACTATTTAAGATGGTTGCGAGATGATTTATCTAGAAGGTAgatttttatctgaaaaattaatatttacatggcTGGGTAATTCACTCGGGAACATTTCAGGACAAagtccttgctcaaggacactgcagcaggacaggGATACAGTCCAGGAACCTTCAAATCTTATGACCAGAGCTTTAAGCCACACACCACCTGTGCCCCTTAGCTTAATTCCTAATGCACCCTAACAGACTTCATTCTAAGGCTAAGTGGGGCAATGAAGAGACACAAATCAAAGACCAGAAATAAAGGTGGTGTAAAAAGTGCAGGAGCAGAGCCTAAACAAGTGAATCAGTGCattaataaaagggaaaaacatgCAGGTGTTAGGTGTTCACAGCAGCCTGCCCCCAAACTCCCAGTAAAGACTTATTTGAAGTTTTGAGTTCTACGTAGCACTAAAAATACGGTTTCCCCTTTTCAGGGCACTGATGAGCCCTGTACTCTGTCTCCATTAGGTGGCCTCATTGAACCATCATGTAATGAACAGAAAGTAATGCATAAATCTGCACAATGGTCCAATACTTCACTCCACATCTCAGTTATTGGTATACACTTTATATATAGGTATATAAATGTATAcctgtataaaatgtaaaatatttaagaaatcaCTCATGCTTTGCTaaagatatatacatatatcttttaaaaaacGCAGCTTTCAGATGGAGGTACTAAAAAGTGACAGTTCAAAAGCGTGCTAATTTTGGGTGGACTTTTCCTCTTGAGGACCTTAACTGGGATGATCGTAGTATTCAATCAGCCAttcagcagtaataataataataacgataacATCAACAGAAAAGTAACAGCGACGTAGCAACTTCTGATCTATCGGGCAATCATTCTGGGAACTTTGCGTAAATATTTGGGGATTGTATTATAAGGTTTGTCTGCACATCAGGGGGGCGTTTCGTGGAACCGTGGCCATCAAACGCGTCCACGCGAAACGGAAGGGAAAAGGTTGCGCACGAAGACGCTGCGCGTGCAGCTCGTACGTGGGACGCGTCAGCGCTGAAGTGTGCGGCCGGATACTGCGCTGTGATGTAACTCGGAGCAGAAGAGCGCGAGGTGCGCCTCGCAGTCGGAGCCCTGCCTCGCGCCTCCGTCTCCGTCTCGCGACCACGATGCGCGCGCCGCGAGCTGCTCTCTGAAGAAGAATGAGCCTCCGGCGGACAGCGCTGCCTCTTGGTCCCTCCGCTCATTTTTCAACTAGTGGAGAGCCGGCGGCTTCCTTCTCCTCACGGGCGAGGGAGTAACTTTCGGAGGGAAAGGGATCAATGCAGTTTTTTCGGAAGTTCATGCAAtttctgatttattatttatagcgCTACTAATGGAGCTGCGCGGTGGACGGAGGCTCGGTGTGCAGCGTAACGTGACAGTTTGCATCACAAGCGCTGGGCAGCGGGCTTCTCCTGGAATTACTGAAGGGTCACGGGGaagaaagcacatttttgtataaaacaAGAAGAATCATGGGTCCCGCAGTGCTCTTCGACGACCTCAGTACGATGTTTTTAGGCAATTCGTTTTCCAGCGTTTCCTCTTGTTTTAAAAGCCGACAGGTGAGTGTTTTGGGCTGAAATACGCGCACTTCTCGTGGAAAAAAGAGACTGAGTCGTCGGAGAACAGCTCCGGGTCTGCGCAAtcagtggtgtgtttttttttttttttaaggaaaatcgATTGGCATAATCAAATGTTTCCCGCGTGTGTTTTGCATCTTACTGTATTGTAAACATTGGGCTGTGCGCGAGTCAAACTCGGTGCGACGCGTGGATTATATCATGATGATATGTGGCACAACTCCGTGATTTATGAATCAATCGGCCAGCGCGacgaggagtgtgtgtgtgtgtgtgtgtgtgtgtgagtgaaaccGCGCTCTCGTTGCACAGTCAATGCCATCActcaatttaaaatataattttaatgtaacacaGCActgctctgcaaaaaaaattcccatcGAAGTTCTTCTTATGTTGTTTTCCTACAGATTTGATTTTGTTTGCGTTTAACAGATGTTTAGCCCGGATGTTAATCGATGATATTGGGAACCGggtatatataatatttgcGAAGCTAGGCGGTGTGAACATGACATACATGTGCGTGTTTTTACAGAAGCCCCGGGCCCGGTGTGTGGGTACCGGCCACAGCTTCCGTGACCCCGGGATTGCAGACACGACTCGACGTCCATTAGCTGGAGCCATTcagattttttgaaaaaaaaaaaaaaaaaaaaaaggaaagcgagagagagaaagaaagacagacaatCAGCAAAAATATAATCAATAATCGATTTCAACACTCGTGTGtatattaatttgttatttactcatttactcagCAGCAACCATTTCTACACACATTGTTGACAGCTCTGTGACACCAACAAACTCATCTgagggaaaagcaaaaaaaaaaagaaaaaggaacaaaaaacttgaCTTTGCGTTTGGATTTTTGATGAAAGGaccaaacatttttaatttttctttttttttatttattttttttttacaaaagcagTTGCTTGGTATATTTTTGTGATCTTTTAATATATTGATCTGATTTTCACATGCTCACAACTATGGTGTTAAGAAGACCAGGCCTCAGGACAGCCTGTTCAGTTGTCTCTTATTAGACGCATTCAGTTTTGAACTGAACTGCTTCAGCTTCTTTTGAGCGAAAGTATGAGGTGATTTTTAGCTGCCAAGAACCTGAACGATGGATGTGAACCACACGACGGTCCTCGACAGTGGTTCACTAGAGAAAGACTCGTCCGCACGTGTCCTGACCGGCTGCTTCCTGTCTCTGCTCATCCTCTCTACGCTCCTGGGGAACACTCTGGTCTGCGCCGCTGTCACCAAGTTCCGGCACTTGCGCTCCAAAGTCACCAACTTTTTTGTGATCTCGCTGGCTGTTTCAGACCTGCTGGTGGCCATCCTTGTGATGCCTTGGAAGGCTGTCTCAGAGATTGCCGGCTTCTGGCCCTTTGGATCTTTCTGCAACATCTGGGTGGCATTCGACATCATGTGCTCCACAGCCTCCATACTGAACTTGTGCATCATCAGCGTGGACAGGTACTGGGCAATATCGAGCCCTTTCCGCTATGAGAGAAAGATGACTCCTAGGGTGGCTTTTGTGATGATTAGTGTGGCTTGGACCCTGTCAGTCCTCATCTCCTTCATTCCCGTTCAGTTGAATTGGCACAAAGCGCAGAACACTGGCTTTTTGGAAGTCAACAGCTCTTACAGGGCATCTCTTACAGACAACTGTGACTCCAGCCTGAACCGGACCTATGCTATCTCATCCTCTCTTATTAGCTTTTACATTCCCGTTGCCATTATGATTGTCACGTACACTCGGATTTACAGAATTGCCCAGAAGCAAATCAGGAGGATTTCTGCCCTGGAAAGAGCGGCAGAGAGTGCCAAGAACCGTCACAACAGCATGGGAAACAGCTCGAACATTGAGTCGGAGAGCTCCTTCAAGATGTCGTTCAAAAGGGAAACCAAAGTCTTAAAAACCCTTTCCGTCATAATGGGAGTGTTTGTTTGCTGCTGGCTGCCGTTCTTCATCTTGAACTGCATGGTTCCTTTCTGTGAACAAAGCGTGCACAATGGTACAGCAGATTTCCCATGCGTCAGCTCCACAACCTTTGATGTTTTTGTCTGGTTTGGCTGGGCCAACTCATCACTGAACCCCATCATCTATGCCTTCAATGCAGACTTCCGTAAAGCGTTCTCTATCCTCTTGGGCTGCAACAGACTGTGTCCAGGCAGCAATACCATAGAGACTGTCAGCATCAACAACAATGGGGATCCATCACCAGCTTTCCATTATCAGCCTAAAGGCTACCTTCCCAAAGAGGGCAGCGTCACCTATATGATTCCTCATACAATTCTCTGTAACGAAGAAGAG
This window harbors:
- the drd1a gene encoding D(1) dopamine receptor, whose product is MDVNHTTVLDSGSLEKDSSARVLTGCFLSLLILSTLLGNTLVCAAVTKFRHLRSKVTNFFVISLAVSDLLVAILVMPWKAVSEIAGFWPFGSFCNIWVAFDIMCSTASILNLCIISVDRYWAISSPFRYERKMTPRVAFVMISVAWTLSVLISFIPVQLNWHKAQNTGFLEVNSSYRASLTDNCDSSLNRTYAISSSLISFYIPVAIMIVTYTRIYRIAQKQIRRISALERAAESAKNRHNSMGNSSNIESESSFKMSFKRETKVLKTLSVIMGVFVCCWLPFFILNCMVPFCEQSVHNGTADFPCVSSTTFDVFVWFGWANSSLNPIIYAFNADFRKAFSILLGCNRLCPGSNTIETVSINNNGDPSPAFHYQPKGYLPKEGSVTYMIPHTILCNEEELQRKEDKFGVKTLENLSPAMSGKFDSETDVSLEKINPITQNGQYAT